The proteins below come from a single Natrinema sp. SYSU A 869 genomic window:
- a CDS encoding alkaline phosphatase family protein — protein MTVVVLALDALDAGLVDHFDLDAVRLESGGEIETFANTQDVPYTPEVWATVATGLEPAEHGITGGGTSEWANPALDLASTVTGRLDESTRGTLGNSFGHGPARASASARRTASRCSTPTTRSSTTGRASTMAGHSSAPGT, from the coding sequence ATGACGGTTGTCGTACTGGCGCTCGACGCGCTCGATGCCGGACTGGTCGACCACTTCGACCTCGACGCCGTCCGCCTCGAGTCGGGCGGCGAGATCGAGACCTTCGCGAACACGCAGGACGTTCCGTACACGCCAGAGGTCTGGGCGACCGTCGCGACCGGGCTCGAGCCGGCCGAACATGGGATCACCGGCGGCGGGACTAGCGAGTGGGCGAATCCGGCGCTCGACCTTGCCTCGACGGTCACTGGTCGCCTCGACGAGTCGACTCGGGGGACGCTCGGCAACTCGTTCGGTCACGGACCGGCACGCGCGAGCGCATCGGCGAGACGGACCGCGAGTCGATGTTCGACGCCGACGACGCGGTCGTCCACAACTGGCCGGGCGTCCACG
- a CDS encoding sulfatase-like hydrolase/transferase, with the protein MTDTTLLVTVDSLRTDHVQYMPRTLDFLDNTHDAAFATSTATPGSFPAIIGGEYPAGNGLESAASVAHEFDAPCVGITTNHLLSQEYGYAAGFDSFTSPKGGGESLKDKGAILLERGSLPYKIASWGYNRYQQLRSYVEETEKSFRPADAVVDQFLAEIDGREEWFGWLHFMEPHHPYDPDGADIDRATAQRLTRRVLSGRGSDEDETAVRELYRQEVVDLDARLETLWDAIPDGTRIVFCGDHGELLGEDGLWGHPGEMRPELLNVPFGTRNAPDLGEVVSLVDVPTILTGSEHGVGTLDREIAFAAYGDRKAAMSADHITTGEGTYRLEDTEPVDDPSLEREFERFDPAYVVKEDALQEDLEDLGYA; encoded by the coding sequence ATGACGGATACTACCCTGCTAGTCACGGTCGATTCACTCAGGACCGATCACGTCCAGTACATGCCCCGAACTCTGGACTTTCTGGACAACACCCACGATGCCGCCTTCGCCACGAGCACCGCGACACCCGGCAGCTTCCCGGCGATTATCGGCGGGGAGTATCCGGCCGGGAACGGACTTGAGTCGGCGGCGAGCGTCGCCCACGAGTTCGACGCCCCCTGCGTCGGGATCACGACAAATCATCTGCTCTCCCAGGAGTACGGCTACGCGGCCGGCTTCGACTCGTTCACGTCGCCGAAAGGCGGCGGCGAGTCGCTGAAGGACAAGGGTGCAATCTTGCTCGAGCGGGGATCGCTCCCCTACAAGATCGCCAGTTGGGGCTACAACCGATACCAGCAGCTCCGGAGCTACGTTGAGGAGACCGAGAAGTCGTTCCGGCCCGCGGACGCCGTCGTCGATCAGTTCCTGGCCGAGATCGACGGCCGCGAGGAGTGGTTCGGCTGGCTGCACTTCATGGAACCCCACCATCCGTACGATCCGGACGGCGCGGATATCGACCGGGCGACAGCACAGCGGCTCACCCGCCGCGTGCTCTCAGGCCGCGGATCCGACGAGGACGAGACCGCCGTCCGAGAGCTCTACCGACAGGAAGTCGTCGACCTCGATGCCCGTCTCGAGACCCTCTGGGACGCGATCCCGGACGGGACGCGCATCGTCTTCTGTGGCGACCACGGTGAACTGCTCGGTGAGGACGGGCTGTGGGGCCATCCTGGCGAGATGCGCCCGGAACTCCTGAACGTCCCGTTCGGCACGCGGAACGCCCCCGATCTCGGCGAGGTCGTCTCGCTGGTCGACGTTCCGACAATCCTGACCGGCTCCGAACACGGCGTCGGCACGCTCGATCGCGAAATCGCCTTCGCCGCCTACGGGGACCGAAAGGCCGCGATGTCAGCCGATCACATCACGACTGGCGAGGGAACATATCGACTCGAGGATACCGAACCGGTGGACGACCCCAGCCTCGAGCGGGAATTCGAGCGGTTCGATCCCGCCTACGTCGTCAAGGAAGACGCACTGCAGGAAGATCTGGAGGACCTGGGATACGCATGA
- a CDS encoding sulfatase-like hydrolase/transferase, whose translation MTGDARPNVVVLCLDTVRKDVYDRYATRLREMATVRFEGMRALGGWSVPSHAGLLTGSVPSETGVHAHQRRFDPIDAENTWIAPLERQGYESVCVTSNIYASPVFGFDRFFDRTVPISPSRRLPAGMDVQRHISDRSTDGMEAYADFVRQALAHDHPLRSLCNGVLLKLDDVSRKLPIEKPTDFGGRSIARALEREVTEPDGPVIAFANLMDAHGPHTPFRGLDDSIHGVSADFHSSSFRDSDVNVADGLGEYAADVERVRQLYAATIDYLDQVVADLVTALATSDDRESILIVTADHGENLGYESDGYLMNHMSSLSEGLLHVPFDVITTGDRDIDLAVDGTDTRTGSGERSASDDTTARPVDVDGLSSHADLGGVIRSLASEDPFDPFAFERERARAEIVGSGSGIPEGGDESYWDRGQRVVYRDDRKYYRDQLGTEAVYDVSGPPSKQVERPDETVPDGLFESTFGDWVTDDEHDEQAFGEEVDAASRARLEDLGYL comes from the coding sequence ATGACCGGAGACGCCCGCCCGAACGTCGTCGTCCTCTGTCTGGACACCGTCAGGAAAGACGTCTACGACCGGTATGCAACCCGCCTCCGAGAGATGGCGACCGTCCGCTTCGAGGGGATGCGGGCGCTCGGCGGCTGGAGCGTCCCGAGCCACGCCGGACTCCTGACGGGTTCGGTTCCGTCGGAAACGGGCGTCCACGCACACCAGCGTCGGTTCGACCCGATCGACGCCGAGAACACCTGGATCGCACCCCTCGAGCGGCAGGGGTACGAGTCTGTCTGTGTCACGTCGAATATCTACGCCAGCCCCGTCTTCGGGTTCGATCGTTTCTTCGATCGAACGGTTCCCATCTCGCCGAGTCGCAGGCTCCCCGCGGGGATGGACGTCCAGCGACACATTTCCGATCGATCGACCGACGGCATGGAAGCCTACGCTGATTTCGTCCGGCAGGCCCTCGCACACGACCATCCGCTGCGGTCGCTGTGCAACGGCGTCCTCCTCAAACTGGACGACGTGAGCCGGAAGCTGCCGATCGAGAAGCCGACCGATTTCGGCGGTCGTTCGATCGCTCGAGCCCTCGAGCGGGAGGTCACTGAGCCCGACGGCCCGGTGATCGCCTTCGCCAATCTCATGGACGCCCACGGCCCGCATACGCCGTTTCGCGGGTTAGACGACTCGATTCACGGCGTTTCCGCCGACTTCCACTCGAGTTCGTTCCGTGATTCGGACGTGAACGTCGCGGACGGCCTCGGCGAATACGCCGCCGATGTCGAGCGCGTTCGCCAGCTGTACGCGGCGACGATCGACTACCTTGATCAGGTCGTCGCGGACCTCGTGACTGCACTGGCGACCAGTGACGACCGCGAATCGATTCTGATCGTGACGGCCGACCACGGCGAGAATCTCGGCTACGAGTCCGACGGCTATCTCATGAATCACATGAGCAGCCTCTCCGAGGGGCTGTTACACGTCCCGTTCGACGTCATCACGACTGGTGATCGCGACATCGATCTCGCGGTTGACGGCACTGATACCCGTACCGGGTCCGGCGAGCGGAGCGCATCCGACGACACCACTGCCCGTCCCGTCGACGTGGATGGGCTCAGTTCCCACGCCGATCTCGGGGGCGTGATCCGGTCGCTCGCGAGCGAGGACCCCTTCGATCCGTTCGCCTTCGAGCGCGAGCGCGCTCGAGCCGAGATCGTCGGCTCCGGCTCCGGCATCCCGGAGGGCGGCGACGAATCGTACTGGGACCGGGGCCAGCGAGTCGTCTACCGGGACGATCGGAAGTACTACCGTGACCAACTCGGCACCGAGGCGGTGTACGACGTCTCCGGGCCGCCGTCGAAGCAGGTCGAGCGCCCCGACGAGACGGTCCCGGACGGCCTCTTCGAGTCCACCTTCGGCGACTGGGTCACTGATGACGAACACGACGAGCAGGCGTTCGGCGAAGAGGTAGACGCGGCGAGCCGCGCGCGACTGGAGGATTTGGGCTATCTATGA